The genome window agttttaatgGATAATAGGAGATATTACAGATCGACGATTAACAGATTACATTCATCATATGTGTTATTAATGTTCTTCTGCCTTGTCTGCCAGTACGGTCATTCACAAAAGGAGTTTCGAGTAGGAGTAATCCTTGACATGGGATCTTCGAATGGAAAGATGGTACATAGCTGCATTACAAtggcagcttctgatttctacAACGTCAATGCTCACTACAAAACAAGAATTGTTCTCCAGACCATTGATTCAGAGGGAGATCCGCTGCAAGCTCTGGAAGCAGGTAAACgagataatatattttctttgctgattatgtaaaaatataacAGTAGGAAGATACATGTTTCATATGTTTTTTTGGTTCAATATCTTTATGCAGCTCAAAATCTAGTGGCAAAAAATGCAGAAGCCGTAATTGTGGGCCCAGAGACGCCTCTTGATGCGAAGCTGTTGGCCGTGATtagggatggcaatcgggtcggatcgggtcgggtatggtcaaatccatatccaaacccgaaattTTTATCcatacccgaacccgatccgaacctgAAAAATACCCGAAAATGAATaccccgaacccgatccaatgGATTTTGGATCGGATTCGGGtatacccgaaacccgaaatttttttggattggatatctgaaacccgaaacccgaaacccaaacccgaaatctgaaaatatttataattataaatattgccCTCGAAATCGTACTCGCGACATGGAGCACTATGAGATATGAATTTAATCATTTTCAATCATTATATCACAATATCAATttagtttatatatgtataattaatatattattaatcaaccCAATTAGAAAATGTTTATTCACCATATTAACCTCTTGAATCattctataatttaattttatatgatttaattattaGTCAATTTTTAGGTTAAagattaatatatgttctaaaaattatataatatatatatgatatgtaatatattaagttatatataaaattataaaataatatgtatataatattatatgtatatataatattatatattcgggtttttttcgggtttcgggttcggatcgggtttggatcggatttcggatttcggatcgggtttcggaCCAGTatacctaatatccaaatccaaatccaaaaattttcgggtttgaaaattaaatccatatccaaatccaaaaaatcgggttcggtatatccaaaatttcgggtttcggatcgggtatccGTCGGATTGGATTATTTTGCCATCCCTAGCCGTGATGGCTGACAAAGCTCAAATTCCTATCTTTTCCTTAGATGAAAGTGCGTCATTCTCTGAAAAATATCCTAATTTTGTTAAAGTATCACACAGTGAAGCCCTGCAATTCGAAGCTGTTGCGGCCCTTGTAGAATCATTTCGATGGAAGACTGTCATCTTTTTATGCGAGGATACAGATTATAAGCCAGGGATCATTTCTAATTTCTTTGAGTCCTTTCAAGAGAAAGGCATCCTGATTGATTACATATTTACATCAGCTCATTTCCATCTGCCGCAAATGATGACGAAATCCTTGAAGAGCTGCATAAGCTCATGACCAtgcaaacaaaattatatgttcTGCACATGACAAATTCTCTTGCATCTCGCCTAGTCACTAGTGCAAAAGGTTTAGGAATGTTGAATGAAGGACATGCTTGGATTTTGACTGATAAGACGAGAAGCGTCTTGCAGTCCATGAATTCTGTGGAACTCATGCAATCAGTGAAAGGAGCATTGGCTTTAAAGCCTTATGTTCCCCCATCAGTTAAACTGAAAAATTTCACTTCAAGACTGAAGCAGGAATTTCAAAACAAAGACCCTTCTATAAATGTTAAAGAGTTAACTGTGCTTTTGGGTTGTGGGCATATGATGCTACCTGGGCACTAGCAAGGGCAGTTGAAAGGGTGGACACCAAAATAGATCCAAAATCAACTGAAGAACAGAGCTTGAAGTCAAACTCTGTATCTGTCGGGGCCTCTCAAATTGGCAATATACTTGTGAATGAATTTATAAAAACAAGATTCACAGGCTTGAGCGGTGACTTCCAAATTGTAAACAGGGCAGTTTCAATATTGAAAGCATTTGAAATAGTGAATTTGGTAAGTGAAGGTGAAAGAAGAGTAGGCTCTTGGACAAAGGGTGTTGGAATTGTCAGAGAAAAAAGACATCCAGACTTATCTGATAATGATCTTGAACTAATAATTTGGCCAGGAGGGTCCATAACCATTCCAGGAGGTGCTTGGTCATTCATGAGGATGAACAGGACGAAATTAAGAGTAGGCGTCGTCAATAACAGTGGTTTTGAGGAATTTGCGAGCCTGAAATATGATCCTCAGATCAATACATATAGAGCCATGGGGTTTTGCGTAGATGTttttgaagatgctcttaaggCCTTACCATATGAAATACTGGTAAAATACGGTCCGGTTGAGGAAGCCACTTATGATTCTATTGTGTATCAAATTTATCTCCAGCTCCAGGTATGGTCATTGTAAAACTTTTTGTTCTTCGTTTACTCTTGTCTCCCAttccataaaattttaatttattctctTGTTATATTGATGTACCAGAAGTATGATGCTATTGTCGGGGATATATCGATTACGTACAACAGATCAAGGTATGTTGACTTTACGACTCCATACACAGACATAGGCGTTGGAACGATTGCCAGAGTTAAAAGAAACAAGGACCTGTGGATCTTCACAAAGCCAGTCAGCGTAAATCTCTGTCTCATGACAGCTGCTTTCTTTATAGTTACTGGGATTGTCATTTGGCTTATCGAGAAACCTGTAAATAAAGCATTTCAAGGTTCACTATCTGAGCAGGCCGGAACAATCTTCTTTTCAACTCTATTTTTCGGCTACAGTAAGCTCTCAATTTTTTTCTCATATTACACTATTCCTATATTCGACATATATAACTTCTTTTGATTGGAGGAGAGAAGAGGAAAGAATATAAGATAGATTACAAAATTTTGTTTGGTGTGCTCCTGAGTttataaagaagaaaaaaagaacGTAATGTATTTAACTGGGATTTTTGCGAGCTTTGCTGGGCTATTTGTTATAGTGTTTTACTTATTAAAGTTTAAGATTAAGATATTCTCATATGAATGATGCTTTTTGATATTGTAGGAGAAAACTTGTCGAGTAATTTGTCCAAATTTGTGATGCTGACATGGGCATTTCTGGTTCTTATCTTGACTTCAAGCTACACTGCAACATTAGCTTCAATGCTGACGGTACAACAGATTGGATTAGCATCAAGAGGAGATAGTGTAGGGTATCAGTCAGGCCTTGTGGCAAAAACTATTGTCAGTAACTTAAATTTTACAGACTATAGGCTTCGCCCATACGGTTCAGCAAAAGATTATGCTGATGCTTTGTCCAAAGGAAGTAAGAATGATGGTGTCGATGGTATAATTGATGAAATGCCATATATTAAATCCTTCCTTTCAAAGTATTCCCAGGACTACGCCATGGTCAATTCTGCACCAACCACTAATGGTTTTGGATTTGTAAGTTTTTCTTTAAGAATCCTATATGCATAAATGTCCATCAGAATGTATAAATATTGATCCACGGGCCTATTGTCTTTTGTTCCACAGGCGTTTCGTAAAGGTTCACCATTGGTGTCTGAAATATCAAGGGAAATTTTGAAGCTGAGAGAAGATGGAACAATTCAAACCCTCGAGGAAAAATGGTATAACAAACCGGAATATTTAGTAGAACAGGAGACACAGCCTAAACCTCAAGTTCTCGGAGTTGATAACTTTGGTGGTTTATTTATCATCACTGGCGTTTCTTTAGGTTTAGCCCTATTTGtgattattttttgtttcattcGCAAGAAACTGAACCTGGCAGTTACACATCTCCAGTTTAGAAGTGAAAGAGCCTGCATAAATGAATAACACATTCTACTCAGCTCCTAGAATTGCTAGCACGAAAATCTTGTATATTCATTATATAATCTAATGTTgttgggatttttttttgtgcATATTCCAAAAAACTTTTAGGTTAAATCCAATACAGTCAACTGGAAACCGGAAATTTAGCTTCTATGAGAAACTTTGAAGCTAGAAGTTCAGGTTCAAAAATTCAGCATCATCTGTACCTTTAATCTATACAGATATGTATCTGTTGTAAACTTGTACGAGACGATGTCTCTTGATGCAATGCCGTTGGCCTTGCTTGGCGAAAATGTAAAACTTCCATGTATTCTTTGGGTGGAAGCCTGATATCCTCTGACAAATATCCTTAATTTTTTTCAGCTATCACACAGTGAAGCCCTGCAATTTAAAGCCACTGCAGCACTTGTAGAATCGTTTCAGTGGAAGACTGTAAACTTCAActgtgaaaattaaaaaattctaagtcagggttgtttctcatttgttcgAATACTTCCAAGAGAAAAGTATCCAAATTGCATATAACACCTTCTCTCGAGTCTCGTCTTTTCTCAAAGTGtcaaaaatttaggaatgaTGAGTGAAGGATATGCCTGGATATTGACTGATAAGACAAGGAATCCCATCAATTCTGAGGGACTCATGCAACAAATAGAAGGGGCATTGGCTTTAAAGCCTTATGTTCCACCATCAATCAAGCTACAAAATCTTACTTCAAGATGGAGGAAAAAATTCCAAGTCAAAGATCCTTTTATGAATGCCAAAGAGTTAAGTGCTTATGGTTTGTGCGCCTATGATGCATTCTGGGTACTCGCAGGGGCAGTTGAAGGGGCGTATACTCAAAAATATCCAAAACTAACCGAAAAACACATCTccgaatttaaaaaaaaaatactaatgaACGAATTAGTCAAAACAAGGCTAAAAAATATCCAAAATTAGCTGAAGAACACAActcagatattaaaaaaaaaaaaaaaaaactaatgaaGGGATTAGTCAAAACAAGGCTCAAGGGAATAAGTGGTGCCTTTCAAAATGTAAACAGGACAATCTCACTTTAACAGGCGTTTGAAATGGTGAATGTAATATGAGAAGGTGAAAGAAAAGTAGATTTTGGAAAAAAGTTAAGGAAACAATATGCAGTGTGTAATCAACACCTTTACTTTCCACAAATATTTAACAATACGAGGGTCTTCTTATATGAAAGCCAGGGCCCAGGATTAGACCCTGGTACACCAGGGTGCATCATAGAATTATACCAAGAGAGAAGGGGGTAAAAGTTCACAGCTCATGTTCGCCTGTCAAAACAAGCATTTAGCTGAAATCTTACTGCAGAAAAAGTTTGAGTTCTTTTATTGGACAACCGACAAGCATTTAGCTCAAAGGCCTGTTCGGATCGAATGTGCCTGATCAAAATGTAATATCCATCCGAATATTTCATGTAACATTTTTGAAACCAATTTTAATACAATTTGAGACCACTGATATTTTCAAAGTTAATATAACATGCCTACTTACAATAATTTCAGTActctgaaaaatatataacattatcaagaaaaattaaaaattattacatgTGCCTTTCGTTGTGTTGCCTCTGGAAAAATTAAAGTCAATGAAAATTTTGACAAGGACAGCAAAGAACAAGGAGATGATGATATCTATTATTAACAGTGGTCAAGAAATGAATACTTCCAGTAGTGCAGAGAATGAAGACCCATCAGGTGATGTGACTGTATTTTAAGTCTTTAATGTgtgttactttaaaaaaaattctttcgaaCAGGCACATTCTAAGCACCCGGTTAAAGGATTTTGAAAAGAACCATCTGTTTGGCATACATCAAATTAACACAAAGCAAGTTTGGCATATTCTAAGCAATATATCAAATTGAAATGACAAAGCAAAACAGCAAATGTTAAAATTTTCCATAAGTTTCATATTCTTCATACATGTGCATCCGTTAGCTTACCAATCAACAAGCGCCGATTGGCCTTTGCTTTTGGCCAAGAACGACTCGTAGTCTTTCAAAAGCACGGCCTTCATTGCTAACTCAGATTTTAGCCTGCAAATTTCCTCTTCTCGAGCTGCAATTCATTATTGATCTCATTTAGTTCATATACTCACAGGAAGAGAAGTTCTAGATGTGTGACATGTAACAATTCAATTTTACCTGCCAGGATCTTCTGCAGGTCGTCATGCGTTAGTCCCTCAATCCCACCACCATGTTCATGGCTCTGCTCAGTTTTGAGGTCCCCTCTGTCTTTTGCAGCCACCTCCTTTTTCTTCAAAGGTGCCTTAACCCAAGCTACATTATAGAGGTGAAGAACAATTAATACATCAAAGCAGAAACCTCTGATTTCTAATATCATGATTATATCTGCCTACACACACAAGAACCTCCTTATTTCTCAATCTCATATTTGTGATCTGACGAAGTTGCAAATTCACAAGTTTAAGTGGGTAAACTCCTAAACTACAAATGACAAGAAGGTATCCGATTAAGGGGAAAAAGGGCAGCCTAtttcaaaaagaagaaacacTACAGAAGAGACATTATCACCACTGTTTAAAAGATATTCAGCTCCAACTTAAAGAAAACAACACTTGATAAATGTAGGAAGGGGACCGGGAAACCCGACAGCGACAATAGCAATCATATCTTATATCGAGACACACCCAGGGACTCTCACATATCTCTAGTAGATGGCCCCAATAAAATCACACCCGGCACCATCCACCATGATTTTTTTACTTTCTCCTTCATTGTTATCAAACTGTTAGAGAGTATAGAAGGTCTCATATAATAGCTACACAATAAATAGCCAATGGAAGATAAGCTGTTAGTGAATAAACGTAGTAAATTGGCACTTTTCACATTAAAAATATAGATTTGAGCATCCCAATAGAAAAAAGCAGTTTAAAAATTACTAAAAAGTAGTAAAAACTAAGAGCGAAATGAGGACAACAGTTTTGTCACTAGGGGAGCACCTTCAAGCGGCCAGCAGCATCTGCTAATTGATAATACTAAACAGAAAACTACAACAATCACATGAAGTCAATTACATACACTGATTCGCCACAACATACGCCAGTGCAATTTGTTATACAACATGAGAGACAGATAGAGGGGAGCTTTTCTAGCCCCCGCCACCCCACCAAAACAGACTACCAAATAATAGCCTAAGCCAATAGTTAACTAATAATTGTCGTTACCGAGATAGAGTAATGGTAGTCACAACTAGTGAGCAAGGTCTGGCCTTTCTTATCCTATTAGTTGCTGTTATCTGAATTAAAATGACTACTACTCTAATTTTGTAGACCAATAAAATCATTATCAGGAAAGCATCAAGAAAGCAAATAAAAACTGGAAAAGCATGTAGACAAGGTGAGATGACACACAGTCAGGAACAGAGCCAAAAGCAGAGCAGCGGATGAAAGAGGTACTATTCTCAAAGGGAGTGCGAATTCTGTAGGAGAAAGAAGCTAAATTCCGGAAATGAGGCTGCTTGGTGGCAGAGTTACGATCAGGGACCATCTCCTCAAAAACCTTGATCCAGACACCACGACAATAGGGTTGATCAAGTTTTTTGTTGTCGACATCGATAAGCTGGCAAGTGACGACATAGCAGAAGAAGCGGCCGCCCAAGTGGAAAATATCTCTCCACTGCCCGAAATCTAAACCACTGAACCAGGTGTTGTGTTCCAAATCCATAAATGTACACATGACCTGCTCATTCTCGGGTTTCAAAGAAATGCTCTTGAGCAACTTAAAGGGATCGTCAACACTGGGTGGAGGCCTTGTTTTAACAAGCCTAACCTCGTTATCCTCAGCATTATAATCAATGATTTTAGTATCAAATTCGGTTCCAACCTTCCACGTGCCTATTCCAGTGAGATAGTATAGTGAGCCATCCACATAGAGGGAGCCATACCTAAAACGAGTCGAAAAAGGTGATGATGGTGGGAAGGACGTCCAACGTTGAACATCCAAGTCGAAGACAAGATACAAATCATGGTTATTATTCCCCACGTAAACATACTTATCCCTCACAACCGTTGCAGAATCACACCAGGTTGCATCCCCCGCCTCCCCAAATGGCTTAGGCGGATCAGGCAATACTTCCCAACAGTCCTCAAAAGGATCATACCTCTCGAAAATCCCACTTGTGCCTCCCGTCAAATTACAACCTCTCAAATGGGATCCCAGCACGTACACCAGACCCTTAACCGAGAACACGCAAGGAGTCTCCTTAGGAGCCTTAAGAGAAGCCACATTGCGCAATCCCAGCTCCGGATAATCAATGTCGAAAACCTGAACCCTCAGCTTTAGTTCATCAGAAACAGGGGTTGTGTTGCTATAAACATAATATAAGGAAGTTTCAGCTCGACCCCCGAGAAAGTAGAACCGAGAACCCAATCTGAACATTCCACATTGGGTGATAAAGCACTGATCGCTTCTTTTGATAGTTTTGATTGGAGAGATTGAATCAACCGCGAATCCATCTGAATCAATCTCTTGTTCCTCCTTCAAACTGGGTTCGATTAAATACATGGAGTGACTCGTCTCCCCACATTGGTGCTCTACAAACAACCATATCTTTATCCCACTTTTTTCCCCTTCCATCCAACTTCGTCAAACCCTAGCAACAATATCCCCAATTGCCCTTTCTTATTTGGATGCCCGATAATGCATAACTCATATATTTAATCAGTCTATAATTCGTATGAATAAAACTATTCAAAATCTTATTAGAtactaattatatgtttattttttatatatttttcataattttatatttataataaaaaaaatattactttgttTTGGAAAATGTGAgagaatattatttataatactaCTTGTTTTTTGGAATTCGAGTTTTGGATAAATCAGAATCCGATTCGAAACCCgtgaatttgaatttgatatgtgaaaccgatttgatttggatttgtatttggattttaaaagtaatttggatttggatttggatatattatatatatccgatccgttgccatccctacagCAGTACCATCtcattataaatctatttttttcTCCCTCTCGCTCTGCAAGCTTGACTTATTAAGTCTTTCAAAGTATGATTTTCTTCCATTAAGTAGGCGCAACTTGAATTATGGATTTTATTAGTTTGTTTTATGAAACTGATGctataagttttaattcaaatttagagAGTACTAGAAAGAATgaattattaaacaaaattattgttgcttttgtggatctgttttttgtttttgttatttGTAAATATGTTTTCGTTagtaacttaatttatttttattttggagTTCTgaccatattttaatttttgatgattgTTTGTTTCAGGCTATGATGGGCAGAAGGAAACCACATAAATCGGGCAAGAAAAAAGGAAAAGTAGACGAAGATATTGATGGGTTAATAAAAAGTGTAAGTGATaatgaaattcaaaattttaggtGTGAAATTCCAACTGATGAGGAGTTGGACAGTCTTAATTTTCCTAATATCGTTGTTAACCCGCCTACCCTCAAGTATTTGAGTCGAAATTTGACTACCGGAGAATGGGCCACTACGTGGTCaacattattaattaataaagaaGAGGAGCTAGGCGTTGGTTTCTCGACGCTGTCTGAAGAAGAGCAAAACATGCATAGACACCAAATGGCAGAAGATTTTAGAAAGTCTACGAGGAGTTTAAACTGGAAAAAATATAAGTATGCTCTTGAAAAGATTGATGCATTGAGTTGGGAGGGAAAATGGGATGATGAGTGGAGTGAGGAGGATGCTGGTGATGCTAAGAGTGAAGAGGATTCCGGAGGGGAGGAGGGTAAAAGTGAGGGGGTTGAAGCCGGTGGCTCTGTTGGTGGGAGTAAGGAAGAGGCTATATCTGGTGTTGAGATTAAAAGTTATAGAGAAAAGATGGCTAGTGCTAGTGTACCTATGAATGAACTGGAAACGAGGGGAGAGGGTATTGAAAAGCTGAGTAAGTGTTTGGTAGGCGGTGATATTATTGAAAAATTGAACATGGATATAAGAGGAGCAGAAGAAATTGGAGGTATGCCTCATACACCAGCTGTGAGCCATAATATGTTCAGCTTTCCACATTACGAAGACAACGATAATGTGAAGGAGTACACACAACCTTTTTCACTTCTAGATTGGTTCGCTGCACATAGGACTACTAGCTCGCGATATTTGCCTAACGTTTCTAACAAAGATAAATGGAGTGTCGAGAATTGGAATGGGGATAGGCTGAAGAGAGAATCTCTTGGTATAATTCAATCAGTGTTGTCATCTGTTATGGATTATCATGAGAAGAATGGCTCAAATGGAAATATCAAGGaccataaaaatataatactccaCCAATATGTAATTAGTTTTGGGGGGTCTGAGAGGATTCAATACAACGTCAAACTTCCTCAACCAATAATAGAGTGTGACAAATCTTCTGATTTATTAGGTTTGGCTGAAGATATGAGACAAgtgaaattgatttttgaaaaagttCTTGAAGGCAGAAAAATTAGTGAAGAAATGGATCTCTTATTTTCCAGACTTATGGATATTTACCCTTTCAGTAGTAACCATCTCTGGAAAAATAAGTTACTTAGAAACTGGCCAGGTATGTGGGATGGGAAGGCGCGAGCAAATTTTATTGTAGATTTCTACTATAATTGGACTTCTGACTCACAGAAAAACATGAACCTCACCGGTGCACTACGTTCAGTTAATTATCTCATACCACTTCCTGATTTTGAACAAGTTAATTGGATAAAGAAGATCCCAAATCCGTCTAGCTTCTACCAGATTTTGACTTTCTCGAGGAAGAATTCTGAAACTGGAATTTCTAAAGTTACCGAAGCTCAACTTTCTCCGGATGTAAAGTCTCCGGCAAACCCCCCAGACCCTCTAGCGCCTCAATATGTTGAGAGAAAAGTAGAAGATATTCTG of Daucus carota subsp. sativus chromosome 3, DH1 v3.0, whole genome shotgun sequence contains these proteins:
- the LOC108211041 gene encoding uncharacterized protein LOC108211041 — its product is MEGEKSGIKIWLFVEHQCGETSHSMYLIEPSLKEEQEIDSDGFAVDSISPIKTIKRSDQCFITQCGMFRLGSRFYFLGGRAETSLYYVYSNTTPVSDELKLRVQVFDIDYPELGLRNVASLKAPKETPCVFSVKGLVYVLGSHLRGCNLTGGTSGIFERYDPFEDCWEVLPDPPKPFGEAGDATWCDSATVVRDKYVYVGNNNHDLYLVFDLDVQRWTSFPPSSPFSTRFRYGSLYVDGSLYYLTGIGTWKVGTEFDTKIIDYNAEDNEVRLVKTRPPPSVDDPFKLLKSISLKPENEQVMCTFMDLEHNTWFSGLDFGQWRDIFHLGGRFFCYVVTCQLIDVDNKKLDQPYCRGVWIKVFEEMVPDRNSATKQPHFRNLASFSYRIRTPFENSTSFIRCSAFGSVPDSWVKAPLKKKEVAAKDRGDLKTEQSHEHGGGIEGLTHDDLQKILAAREEEICRLKSELAMKAVLLKDYESFLAKSKGQSALVDC